A single Defluviitalea saccharophila DNA region contains:
- a CDS encoding oxaloacetate decarboxylase subunit alpha, translating into MSEQVKNRPVKITDTTFRDAHQSLIATRMKTEEMLPIAEKMDQVGFYSMEVWGGATFDASLRFLKEDPWERLRKLRAAIKNTKLQMLLRGQNILGYRHYADDVVEYFVQKSIANGIDIIRIFDALNDPRNLETAINATKKEKGHAQVAISYTLSEVHTLEYYVKLAKQFENMGADSICIKDMAGLLLPYDSYELVSALKKAINIPIELHGHYTSGVVAMTYMKGVEAGADIIDTAMSPFSMGTSQPATEVMAETFRGTPYDAGLNQEVMSEIADYLRPLREKAMEEGLLDPKVLGVDIKTLMYQVPGGMLSNLVSQLKKQNAEDRFYEVLKEIPRVREDFGYPPLVTPTSQIVGTQAVLNVLMNQRYKMVSKESKALVRGEYGKTPVPISEEVRKMVIGDEKPITCRPADLLEPELDKIEAEMKQYKEQNEDVLSYALFPQVAEEFFKYRQAQKTKVDPALADTANKVYPV; encoded by the coding sequence ATGTCAGAACAAGTTAAGAATAGACCAGTAAAGATTACGGATACCACATTTCGTGATGCCCATCAATCTTTAATAGCAACAAGAATGAAAACTGAAGAAATGCTTCCTATAGCTGAAAAAATGGACCAAGTAGGATTTTACTCCATGGAAGTATGGGGAGGCGCAACTTTTGATGCATCTTTACGTTTCTTAAAGGAAGATCCATGGGAACGTTTAAGAAAGTTAAGAGCAGCGATTAAAAATACAAAACTTCAGATGCTCTTAAGAGGACAGAATATTTTAGGATATCGTCACTATGCAGATGATGTTGTTGAATATTTTGTTCAAAAGAGTATTGCAAATGGTATTGACATTATACGTATCTTTGATGCATTAAACGATCCAAGAAACTTGGAAACTGCCATAAATGCAACAAAGAAAGAAAAAGGCCATGCTCAGGTTGCTATTTCTTATACTTTAAGTGAAGTACATACATTAGAATACTATGTGAAATTAGCAAAGCAATTTGAAAACATGGGAGCAGATTCAATTTGTATTAAAGATATGGCAGGATTATTACTTCCTTATGATTCCTATGAATTGGTATCTGCCTTGAAGAAAGCTATTAATATACCTATTGAACTTCACGGACATTATACCAGTGGAGTTGTAGCAATGACTTATATGAAAGGTGTTGAAGCTGGAGCTGATATCATCGATACAGCTATGTCTCCTTTCTCAATGGGAACTTCTCAACCGGCTACAGAAGTAATGGCTGAAACTTTTAGAGGAACTCCATATGATGCTGGTCTTAACCAAGAGGTAATGTCTGAGATTGCAGATTATCTTAGACCTCTTCGTGAAAAAGCAATGGAAGAAGGACTTTTGGATCCTAAAGTATTGGGTGTTGATATTAAAACCCTTATGTACCAAGTTCCAGGAGGTATGTTGTCCAACTTGGTTTCACAGCTTAAGAAACAAAATGCAGAAGACCGTTTCTATGAAGTATTAAAAGAAATTCCTAGAGTTCGTGAAGATTTTGGATATCCTCCATTGGTAACTCCAACCAGCCAAATTGTAGGAACTCAAGCGGTTTTAAATGTGTTAATGAACCAAAGATATAAAATGGTTTCAAAAGAATCTAAGGCGTTAGTTCGTGGGGAATATGGAAAAACTCCTGTACCTATTTCAGAGGAAGTTAGAAAAATGGTTATTGGAGACGAAAAACCAATTACATGCCGCCCTGCAGATTTATTAGAGCCTGAATTAGACAAGATTGAAGCTGAAATGAAGCAGTATAAAGAACAGAATGAAGATGTTTTATCTTATGCATTGTTCCCACAAGTAGCAGAAGAATTCTTTAAATATCGTCAAGCACAAAAGACAAAGGTTGATCCTGCTTTAGCAGATACAGCTAACAAGGTATATCCAGTATAA
- a CDS encoding bifunctional 4-hydroxy-3-methylbut-2-enyl diphosphate reductase/30S ribosomal protein S1, translated as MEIIVANTAGFCFGVNRAVDSVYKNIQQQPLYTYGPIIHNPQVVEELREKNVIPVHSVDEVNEGTIIIRSHGVAKDVYGAIEEKGLNYIDSTCPYVKRIHKIVDEHSKKGYQVVIVGDRNHPEVQGISGWSNGEAIIIEKPEELEGLNIPKTKPICLVSQTTYREDRFESVLKALKEHHYEVEGFNTICKATSDRQQEAVKISKMVDKMIVIGGRESSNTRKLYEICKNYCKETYHIETIKDLELNKFNSNDKIGITAGASTPARIIKEVITAMNDLENHTNENFEELLNQSFVTLRSGQVVKGTVINVTDSEVSVNLGYKSDGIISKSELSNDSSLNPRDVVKVGDEIEVYIVRVNDSEGIVELSKKRVDAQKGWEIIKKAHEEGTVLTGKVVEAANGGVIAVSNEVRVFIPASLMGSKYTQDLTQFLGKTIEFKVIKIDPKRKRVVGDHKQIYLEETKRKKEEVLNTLQVGQKVKGTVRNITNFGAFIDLGGIDGLVHISQISWNKIQSPEEVLKVGQEVEAIVLDIDKEKEKVSLTLKNEENNPWFKIEEKYPVGAIVKGKVVRMVSFGAFVELEPGVDGLVHISQIANKHVAKPEDELKLGEIIDVKVLDVNKDEKKISLSKKQTEANVSEE; from the coding sequence ATGGAAATTATCGTAGCAAATACTGCAGGATTCTGCTTTGGCGTAAATCGTGCAGTTGATTCTGTGTATAAAAATATACAGCAGCAGCCTTTGTATACTTATGGGCCTATCATACACAATCCTCAGGTAGTAGAAGAATTAAGAGAAAAGAATGTCATTCCTGTGCATTCTGTTGATGAGGTTAATGAAGGAACTATTATCATACGGTCCCACGGCGTTGCAAAAGATGTATATGGAGCAATTGAAGAAAAAGGGTTAAATTATATTGACTCAACATGCCCCTATGTTAAACGAATTCATAAGATTGTGGATGAACATTCGAAAAAAGGGTATCAGGTTGTTATTGTAGGAGACAGAAACCATCCGGAAGTTCAAGGTATATCTGGGTGGAGCAATGGAGAAGCAATTATTATAGAAAAACCTGAAGAATTAGAAGGACTTAATATTCCAAAAACCAAACCAATCTGCTTAGTATCTCAGACAACCTATAGGGAGGACAGATTTGAAAGCGTACTAAAAGCACTTAAAGAGCATCATTATGAAGTCGAGGGATTTAATACAATATGCAAAGCTACTTCCGATAGACAGCAGGAAGCCGTAAAGATTTCAAAAATGGTTGATAAAATGATTGTAATTGGCGGTCGTGAAAGTTCAAATACTAGAAAGCTATATGAAATTTGTAAGAACTACTGCAAAGAAACCTATCATATAGAGACAATAAAAGATTTAGAGTTGAATAAATTTAATTCTAATGATAAAATTGGAATAACTGCAGGTGCATCAACTCCTGCTCGTATAATAAAGGAGGTTATTACAGCGATGAACGATTTAGAAAATCATACCAATGAAAACTTTGAGGAATTATTAAACCAGTCCTTTGTTACTTTAAGAAGTGGTCAAGTTGTAAAGGGAACGGTTATTAATGTCACAGATTCGGAAGTTTCCGTTAATCTTGGATATAAATCTGATGGAATTATTTCTAAATCTGAGCTTTCCAATGATTCAAGCCTGAACCCAAGAGATGTTGTAAAGGTTGGGGACGAAATAGAGGTATATATTGTAAGAGTAAATGACAGTGAAGGTATTGTTGAATTATCGAAAAAGCGCGTTGATGCTCAAAAAGGCTGGGAAATTATTAAAAAAGCTCATGAAGAAGGCACTGTTTTAACTGGAAAAGTTGTAGAGGCAGCCAATGGTGGAGTAATCGCAGTAAGCAATGAAGTAAGAGTATTTATTCCAGCTTCATTAATGGGTTCAAAATATACTCAAGACTTAACTCAATTTTTAGGTAAAACCATAGAGTTTAAGGTTATTAAAATTGATCCCAAAAGAAAAAGAGTAGTGGGGGATCATAAGCAAATCTACTTAGAAGAAACCAAAAGAAAAAAAGAAGAAGTATTAAATACTCTTCAAGTAGGTCAAAAGGTAAAAGGAACTGTAAGAAATATTACCAACTTTGGTGCATTTATCGACTTAGGCGGAATTGATGGTTTGGTTCATATTTCGCAAATTTCCTGGAATAAGATTCAAAGTCCTGAAGAAGTACTTAAGGTTGGGCAAGAAGTAGAAGCAATCGTACTGGATATAGACAAAGAAAAAGAAAAGGTTTCTCTTACCTTAAAAAATGAAGAAAATAATCCTTGGTTTAAAATAGAAGAAAAATATCCTGTTGGTGCCATTGTAAAGGGTAAAGTAGTTCGAATGGTATCCTTTGGTGCCTTTGTTGAGTTAGAACCCGGCGTAGATGGTCTGGTTCATATTTCTCAGATTGCAAATAAACATGTTGCTAAACCTGAAGATGAACTTAAACTTGGAGAAATAATCGACGTAAAAGTGCTTGATGTAAATAAGGATGAAAAGAAGATTAGTTTAAGTAAAAAGCAGACAGAGGCTAATGTTTCGGAAGAATAA
- the cmk gene encoding (d)CMP kinase yields the protein MKHFAIAIDGPAGAGKSTIAKMIAKKLNIIYVDTGAMYRAVALYCINHGINCRDKESVEKILDQIEIKIQYIDNVQRILLNNEDVTDKIRTQEISQGASDVATIQAVRIKMVELQRNLAKTVSVVMDGRDIGTHVLPDADLKIFLTASVEERANRRYKELIQNGIECNLSKIKEEIEARDKNDSCRECSPLKKAEDAVEVDTTGQTIQEVVNRIISLIPKQFDTNNDN from the coding sequence ATGAAGCATTTTGCAATTGCAATTGATGGTCCAGCAGGAGCTGGTAAAAGTACAATTGCTAAAATGATAGCAAAAAAATTAAATATTATTTATGTAGATACAGGGGCAATGTATCGAGCAGTGGCTCTATACTGCATTAACCATGGAATAAACTGTAGAGATAAAGAAAGTGTTGAAAAAATATTAGATCAAATAGAGATAAAAATACAATATATAGATAATGTTCAAAGAATATTGCTAAACAATGAAGATGTAACCGATAAAATTCGTACTCAGGAAATATCTCAAGGGGCTTCCGATGTTGCTACTATTCAAGCTGTACGGATTAAAATGGTAGAATTACAAAGAAATCTTGCCAAAACTGTTTCGGTTGTTATGGATGGGAGAGATATAGGTACTCATGTATTGCCTGATGCTGATCTTAAAATATTCCTTACTGCCAGTGTTGAAGAAAGGGCAAACAGAAGATATAAAGAACTTATCCAAAACGGCATAGAATGTAATTTATCTAAGATCAAAGAAGAAATAGAAGCAAGAGACAAAAATGATTCTTGCAGAGAATGTTCTCCTCTTAAAAAAGCAGAGGATGCGGTTGAAGTAGACACTACAGGACAAACCATACAAGAAGTTGTGAATAGAATTATTTCCCTGATTCCTAAGCAATTTGACACTAATAATGACAACTAG
- a CDS encoding DUF3243 domain-containing protein, producing the protein MDYENTNTINDWGNWKNTIAKAVDLGQIVGLSDETISKVGTKIGNILNASVDPENGEQRLLKELWSVADDEDRQTLSKLIVKMVQSDDHE; encoded by the coding sequence ATGGACTACGAAAACACAAATACAATTAATGACTGGGGCAATTGGAAAAACACCATTGCAAAGGCTGTGGACTTAGGACAAATAGTAGGTCTTTCAGATGAAACGATCAGTAAAGTAGGAACTAAGATAGGAAATATACTCAATGCTTCAGTTGATCCGGAAAATGGAGAACAGCGTCTTCTTAAAGAATTATGGAGTGTTGCTGATGATGAAGACAGACAAACTTTATCAAAATTAATTGTTAAGATGGTTCAATCAGACGACCATGAATAG
- the glgB gene encoding 1,4-alpha-glucan branching protein GlgB has protein sequence MEITANIVEVYEILRSEHRNPHHILGMHEVEVDGKKAVAVRAFIPQAASIEVIDDKNPKRTYTMKKIYNDGFFEAVLLDRKKVFRYRLNIEDYLGNKWSTYDPYSFNPYISDFDKYLFGQGTHYKIYEKLGAHPITIDGVDGVLFAVWAPNAKRVSVIGDFNGWDGRRHPMRCLDNSGIWELFIPGVMERDIYKYEIKTREDYILEKSDPYGNFMEVRPNSASIVYDINKYQWKDTEWMQKRQQTNPLNQPLSIYEVHLGSWMRVPEEGNRYLTYREAAHKLVAYVKEMGYTHIELLPVTEHPFDGSWGYQVTGYYAPTSRFGTPEDFMYFVDYCHQNNIGVILDWVPAHFPKDAYGLIRFDGTALYEHADPKQGEHPDWGTLIFNYGRIEVKLFLIANAVFWFEKYHIDGLRVDAVASMLYLDYGKTDGNWIPNQFGGRENLEAVEFFKHLNSIVYQKFPGIMMIAEESTAWPNVSRPTDIGGLGFGLKWNMGWMNDFLRYIKKDPIHRKYHHNDLTFGLIYAFTENFILVLSHDEVVHGKGSMINKMPGDYWQKFANLRVAYGFMYGHPGKKLLFMGGEFAQFSEWSEARSLDWHLLEFEKHRGMQEYIKDLNHLYLKESAFWEYDFSGEGFEWINASDANSSMVSFIRKGKNPKDTLIFVCNFTPVPHFQHRIGVPAKGKYKEIFNSDHSKYGGSNVLNEGIISADHREWDGREYSIGLKVPPLGMTVLKRVDE, from the coding sequence ATGGAAATAACAGCAAATATTGTAGAAGTATACGAAATATTAAGGTCTGAACACAGAAATCCACATCATATTTTAGGAATGCATGAAGTAGAAGTGGATGGAAAAAAGGCTGTGGCTGTAAGGGCCTTTATACCACAGGCAGCCAGTATAGAAGTAATAGACGATAAAAATCCTAAACGAACTTATACTATGAAAAAAATTTATAATGATGGATTTTTTGAAGCTGTATTACTTGATCGTAAAAAAGTCTTCAGATATCGCTTGAATATCGAAGATTATCTTGGCAACAAATGGAGTACGTATGATCCCTATTCTTTTAATCCATATATTTCAGATTTTGATAAGTATCTTTTTGGACAAGGAACTCATTATAAAATATATGAAAAATTAGGCGCTCATCCCATAACTATTGATGGAGTAGATGGCGTTTTGTTTGCCGTATGGGCACCCAATGCAAAAAGAGTCAGTGTTATAGGGGATTTTAATGGATGGGATGGAAGAAGACATCCTATGAGATGTTTAGACAACAGCGGTATCTGGGAATTATTTATTCCCGGAGTAATGGAAAGAGATATTTACAAATATGAAATAAAGACAAGAGAAGATTACATACTGGAAAAATCCGATCCTTATGGAAATTTCATGGAAGTTAGACCGAATTCTGCTTCGATTGTTTATGATATTAATAAATATCAGTGGAAAGATACAGAATGGATGCAAAAACGTCAGCAAACAAATCCATTAAATCAACCTTTATCCATATATGAGGTACATCTCGGATCATGGATGAGAGTTCCGGAAGAAGGAAACCGATATTTAACGTATAGAGAAGCGGCTCACAAGCTGGTAGCATATGTTAAAGAAATGGGTTATACACATATTGAATTATTGCCTGTTACAGAGCATCCTTTTGATGGTTCTTGGGGATATCAGGTAACAGGATACTATGCACCTACCAGTCGTTTTGGGACTCCGGAAGACTTTATGTATTTTGTAGATTACTGCCATCAAAATAATATAGGAGTTATTCTGGATTGGGTTCCTGCACATTTTCCAAAGGATGCTTATGGTTTAATCAGATTTGACGGAACTGCTCTTTATGAACATGCAGATCCTAAACAAGGGGAACATCCGGATTGGGGAACATTGATTTTTAATTATGGACGTATTGAAGTAAAACTATTTTTGATTGCGAATGCTGTTTTCTGGTTTGAAAAATACCATATAGATGGATTGAGAGTAGATGCAGTGGCATCGATGCTTTATTTAGATTATGGGAAAACAGATGGAAACTGGATCCCAAATCAGTTTGGCGGCCGTGAGAATTTAGAAGCTGTAGAATTCTTTAAACATCTAAATTCTATCGTGTATCAGAAGTTCCCAGGGATTATGATGATTGCAGAAGAGTCAACTGCTTGGCCTAATGTATCAAGACCAACCGACATAGGTGGTTTAGGCTTTGGCCTTAAATGGAATATGGGATGGATGAACGACTTCCTGAGATATATTAAGAAAGATCCTATACATAGAAAGTATCATCATAATGACTTGACCTTCGGACTGATTTATGCCTTTACAGAAAATTTCATTCTGGTTCTTTCCCACGATGAAGTGGTTCATGGAAAAGGCTCCATGATTAATAAAATGCCAGGGGATTATTGGCAGAAGTTTGCTAATCTTAGGGTTGCCTATGGATTTATGTATGGCCATCCCGGGAAAAAACTCCTGTTTATGGGAGGAGAATTTGCCCAATTTAGCGAATGGAGTGAAGCAAGAAGCCTTGACTGGCACTTGCTTGAGTTTGAAAAGCATAGAGGAATGCAAGAATATATTAAAGATTTGAATCATCTGTACTTAAAAGAGAGCGCTTTTTGGGAATATGATTTCAGTGGAGAAGGTTTTGAATGGATTAATGCTTCTGATGCGAATTCCAGTATGGTTTCTTTCATAAGAAAAGGAAAGAATCCGAAAGATACATTGATTTTTGTATGTAATTTTACTCCGGTTCCTCATTTCCAACATAGGATCGGGGTACCAGCTAAAGGAAAATACAAAGAGATTTTCAACAGTGATCATTCTAAATATGGCGGAAGCAATGTATTAAATGAGGGAATCATTTCAGCCGACCATAGGGAATGGGATGGAAGAGAATACAGTATTGGACTCAAAGTTCCGCCCTTAGGAATGACTGTTTTAAAAAGGGTAGACGAATAA
- the aroH gene encoding chorismate mutase: MSIGVIRGAITIEKNTEEDILQNTTILLQEIISRNNIKIEDIISIIFTATDDIDAAYPAVAARNLNITHAGLMCFQEMNVKNSLRMCIRVMVQIKTDKTQDQMQHVYLKKAAVLRPDLIK, from the coding sequence ATGTCTATAGGTGTAATACGAGGAGCAATTACAATTGAAAAAAATACTGAAGAAGATATTCTACAGAATACCACAATTCTATTGCAAGAGATTATTAGTAGAAATAATATAAAAATAGAGGACATTATCTCTATAATTTTTACTGCAACAGATGATATTGATGCTGCATATCCTGCAGTTGCAGCGAGAAACTTAAATATTACCCATGCAGGGTTAATGTGCTTTCAAGAAATGAACGTGAAAAATAGTTTAAGAATGTGTATACGAGTAATGGTTCAAATTAAAACAGATAAAACCCAAGACCAAATGCAGCATGTATATCTAAAGAAAGCAGCTGTATTAAGGCCGGATTTAATAAAGTGA
- a CDS encoding histidine phosphatase family protein yields MTKFYLIRHGETEWNIQNRYQGITDIPLSSVGRLQAQAIANRMKDYEVDAIYSSDLSRAFETAGQIAKEKNLEIHTLPQLREINFGEWEGYTISELEKIYGEEYKRFFLEPHKYPFPGEGSMEAVQMRIKKAVDIITSNHDNKKIVIVSHGGILKVLIMTLLELDLSFYKSFWLGNTSLSILDKKDTGKWVLSLLNDRCHLNIMK; encoded by the coding sequence ATGACAAAATTTTATCTAATAAGGCATGGTGAGACTGAATGGAATATACAAAACAGATATCAAGGGATTACAGATATTCCTTTAAGTTCTGTTGGAAGATTGCAAGCGCAAGCTATTGCCAATAGGATGAAAGACTACGAAGTGGATGCGATTTATTCTTCAGATTTATCAAGAGCTTTTGAGACAGCAGGTCAGATTGCAAAAGAGAAAAATTTAGAAATTCACACGCTTCCGCAGCTGCGGGAGATTAATTTTGGAGAATGGGAAGGCTATACGATTTCTGAGCTGGAAAAAATTTATGGTGAGGAGTATAAAAGATTTTTTTTAGAACCTCATAAGTATCCTTTCCCAGGGGAAGGATCTATGGAAGCCGTTCAAATGAGAATAAAAAAAGCAGTAGATATAATTACTTCAAACCATGACAATAAAAAGATTGTTATTGTTTCCCATGGAGGAATTTTAAAAGTCCTTATTATGACTTTATTAGAACTGGATTTATCCTTTTATAAAAGTTTTTGGCTGGGGAATACGTCTCTTTCTATTCTTGACAAAAAGGATACGGGCAAATGGGTATTAAGCCTATTAAATGATCGATGCCACTTAAATATTATGAAATAG
- a CDS encoding helix-turn-helix transcriptional regulator has protein sequence MSRLGQQIANIRNKKGMTRKQLAKKAGISEKALEEMESGRKIINSSVLHTFSKILGEPIEDGLIYDEALEEVKEEKNVSIKRIEKNKETKTVPVEPIWNDAFASVLKTVPIYDYTLSNIIGSKLLPVVDHKVEGFSKDKVFYLSVEDDEMLGFRMMKGDLILASSAHEFNSHGFYFIEYNGKRMIRQIKKLSQSQLLLIENRGVVKTNTVSPQEIKVLAKLIRIEINIL, from the coding sequence ATGAGCAGATTAGGGCAACAAATAGCTAATATTAGAAATAAAAAAGGAATGACCAGAAAGCAATTGGCTAAAAAAGCAGGGATTTCAGAAAAAGCTTTAGAAGAAATGGAAAGTGGAAGAAAGATTATTAACAGCAGTGTCCTTCATACTTTTTCTAAAATATTAGGGGAGCCTATTGAAGATGGGTTGATATATGACGAGGCCTTAGAGGAAGTTAAAGAAGAAAAAAATGTATCTATTAAGAGAATAGAAAAAAACAAAGAAACTAAAACAGTTCCCGTAGAACCGATCTGGAATGATGCTTTTGCTTCCGTACTCAAAACAGTACCAATTTATGATTATACTCTTTCTAATATCATTGGCAGCAAATTGCTTCCCGTAGTAGATCATAAAGTAGAGGGTTTTTCTAAGGACAAAGTTTTTTATCTCTCTGTAGAAGATGACGAGATGCTTGGTTTTAGGATGATGAAAGGGGACCTTATATTGGCATCCTCAGCCCATGAGTTCAATAGTCATGGATTTTACTTCATTGAATATAATGGAAAAAGAATGATAAGACAAATTAAAAAACTTTCTCAAAGTCAGCTCTTATTGATTGAAAACAGAGGTGTTGTTAAAACTAATACAGTATCCCCTCAAGAAATTAAAGTTTTAGCAAAGCTTATCAGAATAGAGATTAATATATTATAA
- a CDS encoding MurR/RpiR family transcriptional regulator, producing the protein MHKKNDLIQRIQSSLPKLSKGQKLIANYILTHYEKAVFLTAAKLGSIVGVSESTVVRFANELGYDGYPKLQRALEELVKNRLTSVQRMEVASDRLEHQHVLKYVLQSDADKIKYTLEEIDEQIFDESVNAILNARKIYILGVRSSAALASFLGFYFNLLFDNVKLIHTNSVSEMFEQIHKINSEDVVIGISFPRYSKRTLKAMEFAKSQNATVITITDSPLSPMTQYATYSLLARSDMASFVDSLVAPMSLLNALIVAISLKKKDEISETLSKLEKIWTEYQVYDNEDEDLNLTYSLNKK; encoded by the coding sequence ATGCATAAAAAAAATGATTTAATTCAGCGAATTCAAAGCAGTCTGCCTAAACTTAGTAAAGGGCAAAAATTGATTGCAAATTACATTTTAACTCATTATGAAAAAGCAGTGTTTTTAACTGCTGCCAAATTAGGCAGTATTGTTGGAGTAAGCGAATCGACAGTAGTTCGTTTTGCCAACGAATTAGGCTATGACGGATATCCAAAATTGCAAAGGGCTTTAGAGGAATTAGTAAAGAATCGACTGACGTCTGTTCAAAGAATGGAGGTTGCCTCCGATCGTTTGGAGCATCAGCATGTATTAAAATATGTGCTTCAATCAGATGCGGATAAGATTAAATATACTTTAGAAGAAATCGATGAACAGATTTTTGATGAGTCGGTAAACGCCATACTAAATGCTCGTAAAATATATATATTGGGAGTTAGAAGTTCAGCTGCTTTAGCCAGTTTTTTAGGGTTTTATTTTAATCTTTTGTTTGATAATGTGAAGCTTATTCATACGAATAGTGTAAGCGAAATGTTTGAACAAATTCATAAAATAAATTCTGAAGATGTTGTAATTGGCATTAGTTTCCCAAGGTACTCAAAACGTACGTTAAAGGCAATGGAATTTGCCAAATCTCAAAATGCTACAGTGATAACGATTACAGACAGTCCACTGTCTCCTATGACTCAATATGCCACTTACAGTTTATTAGCAAGAAGCGATATGGCTTCTTTTGTAGATTCATTGGTGGCTCCAATGAGTCTTCTTAATGCTTTAATCGTTGCAATCAGTTTAAAGAAAAAAGATGAAATATCAGAGACATTGAGTAAACTCGAAAAAATTTGGACAGAGTATCAGGTATATGATAATGAAGATGAAGATTTGAATTTAACATATTCTTTAAATAAAAAGTAG
- a CDS encoding protein-glutamate O-methyltransferase CheR, producing the protein MIKTYEDFKKEILRISGIDLNSYKERQMKRRIDALIKKNNYDAYESYVMALKTNKELYNEFINYLTINVSEFFRNPPQWEVLEKEVIPYLLKKSSSLKIWSAACSTGDEPYSLAMLLTKFFPLSKIKILATDIDRQVLEKARMGLYNKKSVEGVPKEFLTKYFVQTGESYKISDEIKRCIDFRQHNLLKDAYPEQCDLIICRNVLIYFTEEAKDEIYKKFNKTLKTGGVLFVGSTEQIILSHKYALTPIKTFFYRKDADL; encoded by the coding sequence ATGATAAAGACATATGAAGACTTCAAAAAAGAGATTTTACGGATATCAGGAATCGATTTGAATAGTTATAAAGAGAGACAAATGAAACGCCGAATTGATGCCTTGATTAAAAAAAATAATTATGATGCTTATGAATCCTATGTTATGGCTCTAAAAACTAATAAGGAACTTTACAATGAATTTATTAATTATTTAACGATTAATGTTTCGGAGTTTTTCCGAAATCCTCCACAATGGGAAGTATTAGAAAAAGAAGTGATCCCTTATTTATTAAAGAAATCATCTTCTTTAAAGATATGGAGTGCGGCTTGCTCAACAGGGGATGAACCCTATTCATTAGCCATGCTTTTGACAAAATTCTTTCCCTTATCAAAAATTAAGATATTGGCTACTGATATAGACAGACAGGTGCTTGAAAAAGCACGGATGGGTTTATATAACAAAAAAAGCGTTGAAGGTGTTCCAAAAGAATTTTTAACAAAATATTTTGTGCAGACAGGGGAATCCTATAAGATTTCTGATGAAATAAAACGTTGTATTGATTTTAGACAGCATAATTTATTAAAAGATGCTTATCCTGAACAATGTGATTTAATTATATGCAGAAATGTACTTATTTATTTCACTGAAGAAGCAAAAGATGAAATTTATAAAAAGTTCAATAAAACTTTAAAAACAGGCGGAGTATTATTTGTAGGAAGTACTGAACAAATTATCTTGTCTCATAAGTATGCATTAACTCCTATTAAAACATTTTTCTATAGAAAAGATGCAGACTTATAA